Proteins encoded within one genomic window of Cucumis sativus cultivar 9930 chromosome 3, Cucumber_9930_V3, whole genome shotgun sequence:
- the LOC105434881 gene encoding uncharacterized protein LOC105434881 has protein sequence MNSMLKRSTTKKGKKVNTNTKCNRFLVSINVIGSTGPIRFVANEDDLVCEIIKTSLTLYARQARLPILGTNVDNFILFCVNDEKRDALSPRESIGSKQVRHFLLCKKQGSPHSLLLNEKMSRQREEEKGRNHWKKWLNKSLSYSIQSHCML, from the exons atgaatagtaTGTTGAAGAGAAGCACCACAAAGAAGGGTAAGAAAGTGaatacaaatacaaagtgTAATAGATTTTTggtgtctatcaatgtcattGGGAGCACAGGACCAATTAGATTTGTGGCAAATGAAGATGATTTGGTTTGTGAGATTATCAAGACTTCTCTTACATTATATGCTCGTCAAGCTCGTCTTCCTATTCTTGGAACTAATGTTGATAACTTTATTCTCTTTTGTGTTAACGATGAAAAAAGGGATG CTCTAAGCCCAAGGGAAAGTATAGGATCAAAGCAAGTAAGGCACTTTTTGCTATGTAAAAAGCAAGGGAGTCCACATTCATTATTGCTTAACGAGAAAATGTCAAGgcaaagggaagaagaaaaggggaGAAATCATTGGAAGAAATGGCTCAACAAATCATTGAGTTACAGCATTCAATCTCATTGCATGCTGTAA
- the LOC105435094 gene encoding uncharacterized protein LOC105435094, with protein sequence MKLKDLKVKIYLFQAIDRTILKTILKKNTAKEIWDAMKKKYEGNARVRRSYLQALCREFEILEMKSGEGVTEYFSRVMIVANKMRTYGEDMQDVKVVEKILRSLTDNFNYIVSSIEESKDPNTLTIDELQSSLIVHEQKFQRRGGEEQALKVTNDEGRGRGSGSYRGRGRGTFNKANVQCFRCQKFGYFQYECSENKEANYAEFDEEEEMFLMSYEEKHGVQREDTWILDFGCSNHMCGDRSMFSDLNEDFRHSVKLGNNTRMNVMGKGNVKLLINGVNHVVAEVYYIPDLSSNLLSIGQLQEKGMSILIKRGECKIFHPKMDLIIQIKMSNSRMFTLQAQTQISWGIDKNRPKMGQIKTFRIDCKKVDI encoded by the coding sequence atgaaGCTGAAGGACttgaaagtgaaaatttatcttttccaaGCCATTGATCGCACAATTCTGAAGACCATTCTCAAGAAAAATACTGCAAAAGAAATATGGGATGCTATGAAGAAAAAGTATGAAGGAAATGCAAGAGTCAGGCGGTCTTATCTTCAAGCTCTTTGTAGAGAATTTGAAATTCTTGAGATGAAGTCTGGTGAAGGGGTGACAGAGTACTTCTCCAGAGTCATGATTGTGGCAAATAAGATGCGAACTTATGGTGAAGATATGCAAGATGTAAAAGTAGTTGAAAAAATCCTACGCTCCTTGACTGacaactttaattatattgtttcttCTATTGAAGAGTCAAAAGATCCCAACACTCTCACTATTGATGaattacaaagttctttaatAGTACATGAACAAAAGTTTCAACGACGAGGTGGGGAGGAGCAAGCCTTGAAAGTGACAAATGATGAAGGAAGAGGTCGTGGTAGTGGCAGCTATAGAGGAAGAGGTCGGGGAACTTTCAACAAAGCCAATGTGCAGTGTTTTCGATGCCAAAAATTTGGATATTTTCAATATGAATGTTCTGAAAACAAAGAAGCAAACTATGCTGAATTtgatgaggaagaagaaatgttTTTGATGTCTTATGAGGAAAAACATGGAGTTCAAAGAGAAGATACATGGATTCTTGATTTTGGGTGTTCAAATCATATGTGTGGTGATCGATCAATGTTTAGTGATCTCAATGAAGATTTTCGACATTCAGTGAAATTGGGAAACAACACTAGAATGAATGTCATGGGCAAAGGAAATGTAAAGTTGCTCATAAATGGAGTTAATCACGTTGTTGCTGAGGTATATTACATTCCAGATTTAAGTAGCAACCTATTGAGCATAGGACAATTGCAAGAAAAAGGAATGTCGATTTTGATCAAGCGAGGAGAGTGCAAAATATTTCATCCAAAGATGGATTTGATTATTCAGATCAAGATGAGCAACAGTAGGATGTTTACTTTGCAAGCTCAAACTCAAATATCttggggaattgacaaaaataggccaaaaatggggcagataaagacttttaggattgattgtaaaaaggttgacatttag
- the LOC116402483 gene encoding uncharacterized protein LOC116402483, which translates to MASTLTNGPMYKIDPAHHFQSIVSSLSHLENSTRKIKAKLKPDPLTLFRNTKFGHFLDLNIVFNGPLIHYLLLREVEDERVDHISFKIGEVVCSFGRREFNMMTGLWSSQPEPIELVGNSRLLEKFFEQKKCIYISDLEDTFVEYEGDDDDDDIVKLALVYFIELSLLGKDRRTKVDRTLFRIADDWTTFNNYDWGGLVFGRTISALKRALDMQHAKGKNKSTKTKYTVMGFPQALQVWAYESIPTITECGVHKVSNDAIPRMLRWVCELSPKSHVLQSQVFDSPMFIINVVIEMMPEEEEHLRMSSEELVEKSHPSNTVSEKNGDSKRPGEASNDDNDCKKSKKKKKWKSKMKEVVRKLKYRVAVLENERGSLKSTLSTILKHLEVQKKGEEGDCTGVEGHDAQTEDVDKPGTPSWLWMPKEDDTSDVVKHVELQKKGVEANRTEDDTMDELDKKVHIDLEEPIDVVDNFNEEIGVKCLTYFDSDVMEIEPLSTKRPHVRPARSKRASHLSTPFTALVKRSTKSTTTTSQSQPSVYGPMHKIPDTHLDRLRAWITDKRTKDEVRETFHGKKSKEFFQRLVHVSSVVGG; encoded by the exons ATGGCTTCGACATTAACTAACGGTCCCATGTACAAGATTGACCCTGCTCATCATTTTCAGTCTATAGTAAGCAGTTTATCTCATTTAGAAAACAGTACGCGTAAAATAAAGGCTAAATTGAAACCGGATCCATTAAccttatttagaaatacaaagttTGGCCACTTTTTGGATCTTAATATAGTCTTTAATGGGCCGCTCATCCACTACTTATTGTTAAGGGAGGTGGAAGATGAAAGGGTTGATCATATCAGTTTCAAGATAGGGGAAGTTGTGTGCAGTTTTGGTAGGAGAGAGTTTAATATGATGACGGGTCTATGGAGTTCTCAACCAGAGCCTATTGAATTGGTTGGGAATAGTAGGTTGTTGGAGAAGTTCTTCgaacaaaaaaagtgtatttatATAAGTGACTTAGAGGACACATTTGTGGAATACGAGGGGGATGACGATGACGATGACATAGTTAAATTAGCTCTAGTGTACTTTATAGAGCTGTCATTGTTAGGAAAAGATAGGCGGACGAAAGTGGACCGAACTTTATTTAGGATTGCAGATGATTGGACCACATTTAACAATTACGATTGGGGAGGTTTGGTTTTTGGACGTACAATTTCTGCCTTAAAACGAGCCTTGGACATGCAACATGCCAAGGGAAAGAATAAATCAACTAAGACAAAATATACTGTCATGGGATTTCCGCAAGCGTTACAG GTTTGGGCATATGAGTCTATACCAACCATCACTGAATGTGGTGTACATAAAGTAAGCAACGATGCAATACCACGAATGTTGAGGTGGGTGTGCGAACTATCACCAAAGTCTCATGTCCTACAGAGCCAAGTGTTTGACTCGCCAATG TTCATAATTAACGTGGTAATTGAGATGATGCCTGAAGAGGAGGAGCATCTAAGAATGTCTTCAGAGGAACTTGTTGAGAAATCCCATCCATCTAACACCGTTTCTGAGAAGAATGGTGATTCAAAACGACCAGGAGAAGCTAGTAATGATGACAATGACTGCaaaaagagtaagaaaaagaagaagtggaAGTCTAAGATGAAAGAAGTTGTTCGAAAACTCAAATATCGAGTAGCGGTTCTCGAGAATGAACGTGGAAGCCTAAAATCAACGCTGTCGACTATATTGAAACACCTTGAAGTTCAAAAAAAG GGTGAAGAAGGAGACTGCACGGGAGTTGAAGGTCATGATGCCCAGACCGAAGATGTTGACAAACCCGGTACACCTTCTTGGTTGTGGATGCCAAAGGAGGATGACACAAGTGATGTGGTGAAACACgttgaacttcaaaaaaaG GGTGTCGAAGCAAACCGCACGGAGGATGACACAATGGACGAGTTGGATAAGAAGGTTCATATTGATTTGGAGGAGCCAATAGACGTCGTTGACAATTTCAACGAGGAAATTGGAGTAAAATGTCTTACCTATTTTGATTCAGACGTCATGGAAATAGAACCATTATCCACTAAACGACCACACGTTCGACCCGCACGTAGCAAGCGTGCAAGTCACTTGTCAACCCCCTTCACAGCTTTAGTTAAACGGTCTACAAAATCAACCACCACCACCTCTCAGTCTCAACCATCCGTCTATGGTCCTATGCACAAGATACCTGACACCCATTTAGATCGACTCAGAGCTTGGATCACAGACAAGCGTACAAAAGATGAGGTGCGTGAAACTTTTCACGGGAAAAAATCGAAGGAATTTTTTCAGAGACTTGTTCATGTGTCGTCGGTGGTTGGCGGATGA